From Erigeron canadensis isolate Cc75 chromosome 8, C_canadensis_v1, whole genome shotgun sequence, one genomic window encodes:
- the LOC122580116 gene encoding ribonucleoside-diphosphate reductase small chain-like: MPSIHEEEKLEPLLTPNPDRFCMFPIQYPQIWEMYKKAEASFWTAEEVDLSQDQRHYESLTDGERHFVTHVLAFFAASDGIVLENLASRFMKEIQIAEARAFYGFQIAIENIHSEMYSLLLESYIKDSSEKSRLFRAIETIPCVQKKANWALKWIDGSESFAERIIAFACVEGIFFSGSFCAIFWLKKRGLMPGLTFSNELISRDEGLHCDFACLLYKLLNSKLTEEGVKGIVSDAVEIEREFVCDALPCALVGMNGGLMSQYIEFVADRLLGELGCGKMYGTQNPFDWMELISLRGKTNFFEKRVGEYQKASVMSSLNGYGSDSHVFKMDEDF; the protein is encoded by the exons atgccTTCAATACACGAAGAAGAAAAATTAGAGCCACTTTTAACACCAAATCCAGACAGATTCTGCATGTTTCCAATCCAATACCCACAAATTTGGGAAATGTACAAAAAAGCCGAAGCCTCATTTTGGACAGCAGAAGAAGTCGATTTATCGCAAGACCAACGTCATTACGAGTCGTTAACAGACGGCGAACGTCACTTCGTGACTCACGTTCTCGCATTTTTCGCCGCATCAGATGGAATTGTTTTGGAAAATTTGGCTTCAAGGTTTATGAAAGAGATACAGATCGCCGAGGCACGTGCTTTTTACGGGTTTCAGATTGCCATTGAGAATATCCATTCGGAAATGTATAGTTTGCTTTTGGAATCTTATATTAAGGATTCTAGTGAAAAGAGCAGGCTGTTTCGTGCTATTGAAACTATTCCGTGTGTTCAAAAGAAGGCCAATTGGGCGCTTAAGTGGATCGATGGGTCCGAATCCTTTGCAGAACGGATCATCGCTTTTGCCTGTGTTGAAG GGATATTTTTTTCAGGAAGCTTTTGCGCGATATTTTGGTTAAAAAAGCGCGGATTGATGCCAGGCCTAACATTCTCAAACGAATTGATCTCACGAGACGAAGGACTACATTGCGACTTTGCGTGTCTGCTATACAAATTACTAAACAGCAAACTAACGGAAGAAGGCGTAAAAGGCATCGTTTCTGATGCAGTTGAGATCGAGAGAGAGTTTGTTTGCGACGCGTTACCTTGCGCGCTTGTTGGAATGAACGGTGGTCTTATGAGTCAATACATTGAGTTTGTAGCGGATAGATTGTTGGGAGAATTGGGATGTGGCAAAATGTATGGTACTCAGAACCCGTTTGATTGGATGGAATTGATTTCGTTACGAGGGAAGACTAATTTTTTCGAGAAGAGAGTCGGGGAGTATCAGAAGGCGTCTGTGATGTCGAGTTTGAATGGGTATGGAAGTGATTCGCATGTTtttaaaatggatgaagattTTTAA